From Ptychodera flava strain L36383 chromosome 2, AS_Pfla_20210202, whole genome shotgun sequence, the proteins below share one genomic window:
- the LOC139114471 gene encoding uncharacterized protein isoform X2: MFMLRHEDSEKQREMWKWGVADEEIITRGKEVEKQLKSVKGTDESAHRKGTTFEVANVSPCHEPLPLATHAQSTTSRIKKGIESCFHTDVNIVKNGTLHALLKAVHLAYDRHYPLVLSPDMIWLCITQGLGIHINQNSDQLRSKFVTFSGKKEITVRRDDFVKGLATNPWPEVFDEFSQKIKDEIGEKNYELITPNFSTTGPMEKAVGDIALMDAMQSFLNYGFMTECGIPSITLEGTREDWMAIREKAIQLEQYDLKWWTDELLPILDQFVNAASGSVDKNFWSSIYKRDDSSGGPYITGWIITLFPYLFEGWWLCKK; encoded by the exons ATGTTTATGTTGCGGCACGAAGACAGTGAAAAACAG CGTGAGATGTGGAAATGGGGAGTTGCGGACGAAGAGATCATTACACGAGGAAAAGAAGtggaaaaacaattaaaatCTGTGAAAGGAACGGATGAATCAGCACATCGAAAAG GTACTACCTTTGAAGTGGCCAATGTATCTCCATGCCATGAACCGTTACCCCTGGCAACACATGCGCAAAGTACAACATCTCGAATCAAAAAAGGCATCGAAAGTTGTTTTCATACAGATGTCAACATAGTCAAAAATGGAACTTTGCATGCTCTGTTAAAGGCTGTACACCTAGCCTACGACAGACACTACCCATTGGTATTGAGTCCAGATATGATATGGTTGTGTATCACACAAGGCCTTGGAATCCACATCAACCAGAATTCAGATCAGCTACGGAGCAAGTTTGTCACATTCTCTGGGAAGAAAGAGATAACCGTCAGAAGAGATGACTTTGTGAAGGGCTTGGCAACCAATCCATGGCCAGAAGTATTTGACGAATTTTCACAGAAGATCAAAGATGAAATAGGCGAGAAAAATTATGAACTGATAACTCCGAATTTCAGCACAACTGGGCCGATGGAAAAGGCAGTTGGTGATATTGCTTTAATGGATGCTATGCAGTCATTTCTTAATTACGGGTTTATGACGGAATGTGGCATTCCCTCTATTACACTGGAAGGCACAAGGGAAGACTGGATGGCGATCCGGGAGAAAGCAATACAGCTGGAACAGTATGACCTAAAATGGTGGACTGATGAGTTACTACCAATCTTGGATCAATTTGTGAACGCTGCAAGTGGGAGTGTCGACAAAAATTTCTGGTCCAGTATTTATAAG
- the LOC139114456 gene encoding uncharacterized protein, giving the protein MELCMVCSYDRHYPLVLSPDMIWLSITQGLGIHINQNSDQLRSKFVTFSGKKEITVRRDDFVKGLATNPWPQVFDEFSQKIKDEIGEKNYELITPNFSTTGPMEKAVGDIALMDAIQTFLDYGFMTECGIPSITLEGTREDWMAIREKAIQLEQYDLKWWTDELLPILDQFVNAASGSVDKNFWSSIYKRDDSSGGPYITGWIITLFPYLLKYSGIARNEYLDKWSAQRVFFGVTTDCFTSGLSRAPYVWEYMEKPFKMQFIGGFMAVSQDQKTFAIRPELGWAVVEDADAKSG; this is encoded by the exons ATGGAACTTTGCATGGTCTGTTCCTACGACAGACACTACCCATTGGTGTTGAGTCCAGATATGATATGGTTATCTATTACACAAGGCCTTGGAATCCACATCAACCAGAATTCAGATCAGCTAAGGAGCAAGTTTGTCACATTCTCTGGGAAGAAAGAGATAACGGTCAGAAGAGATGACTTTGTGAAGGGCTTGGCAACCAATCCATGGCCACAAGTATTTGACGAATTTTCACAGAAGATCAAAGATGAAATAGGCGAGAAAAATTATGAACTGATAACTCCGAATTTCAGCACAACTGGGCCGATGGAAAAGGCAGTTGGTGATATTGCCTTAATGGATGCCattcagacatttcttgattacGGGTTCATGACGGAATGTGGCATTCCCTCTATTACACTGGAAGGCACAAGGGAAGACTGGATGGCGATCCGGGAGAAAGCAATACAGCTGGAACAGTATGACCTCAAATGGTGGACTGATGAGTTACTACCAATCTTGGATCAATTTGTGAACGCTGCAAGTGGGAGTGTCGACAAAAATTTCTGGTCCAGTATTTATAAG AGAGATGATAGTTCTGGTGGGCCATATATTACGGGATGGATCATAACACTCTTTCCGTACTTATTGAAGTACAGTGGCATTGCAAGAAATGAATATTTAGACAAATGGTCAGCACAACGAGTGTTCTTTGGCGTTACCACCGACTGCTTCACATCTGGCCTGTCAAGAGCGCCATATGTCTGGGAATACATGGAAAAACCGTTCAAGATGCAGTTTATAGGAGGATTCATGGCAGTCTCTCAAGATCAAAAGACATTTGCTATACGACCTGAGCTTGGCTGGGCAGTTGTAGAAGATGCAGACGCTAAATCAGGATAA
- the LOC139114427 gene encoding uncharacterized protein, whose product MRITVFLLGVLVVFAAFTEAGEKDKIKGGKNGEGNSNKKVAAMTFDVAEVPPGTKPLRATTRSENLTARIKQKIESSYQTNVNIVSSGGLHGLVQAVDLAYDNHYPLVLSPDMIWLCITQGLAIHINENSERLREKFVSHSGKKEIKVRRDDFVKGLATNPWPEVFGEFSEKIKDEIGATIYDLITPNFSTTGPMEKAVGDIALIDAMQSYFTYTFITLCGIPSITLEGTKEDWIAVRDKVEQLEQYDLKWWTKELLPVLDQFVNASSGTINREFWSDIYKIDDNSGGPYITGWIITLFPYLQKYGSFAQNEYVDKWSVREIFFGVTTDRFPSGLSKAPFVWEYFEQKFEMQFIGGFMAVSQDHETLALRPELGWAVVEDDVTSEPVEHDPAQLL is encoded by the exons ttGCCGCAATGACTTTCGACGTAGCCGAAGTTCCTCCAGGTACAAAACCATTACGAGCCACTACACGCAGTGAAAATCTCACAGCTCGGATCAAACAGAAGATTGAAAGCAGTTATCAAACCAACGTGAACATAGTCAGCTCTGGCGGTTTACACGGGCTAGTGCAGGCGGTAGACCTAGCCTATGATAATCACTACCCATTGGTGTTGAGTCCAGACATGATATGGTTGTGTATCACACAGGGTTTAGCAATCCACATCAACGAAAACTCCGAACGGCTGAGAGAGAAATTTGTCTCACACTCTGGGAAGAAGGAAATAAAAGTAAGAAGAGATGACTTTGTGAAAGGCTTGGCAACCAATCCATGGCCAGAGGTTTTCGGTGAATTTTCAGAGAAGATTAAAGATGAAATAGGAGCAACAATTTATGATCTCATTACTCCAAATTTCAGCACAACCGGTCCTATGGAAAAGGCAGTGGGTGATATCGCCTTAATAGACGCGATGCAGTCTTATTTTACATATACGTTTATAACCCTTTGTGGAATTCCATCCATTACTCTCGAAGGCACTAAGGAAGACTGGATAGCAGTCCGGGATAAAGTTGAACAACTGGAGCAGTACGATCTCAAATGGTGGACTAAGGAACTGCTACCTGTCTTAGATCAGTTTGTGAACGCATCAAGTGGGACAATTAACAGGGAATTCTGGTCCGATATTTACAAA ATAGATGACAATTCTGGTGGCCCGTATATAACGGGCTGGATCATAACCCTCTTTCCATATCTTCAGAAGTATGGAAGCTTTGCACAGAATGAATACGTCGACAAGTGGTCCGTGAGAGAGATTTTCTTTGGCGTAACAACCGACCGTTTTCCATCTGGCTTGTCCAAAGCACCATTTGTATGGGAATATTTTGAACAGAAATTCGAGATGCAGTTCATTGGAGGATTCATGGCAGTGTCCCAAGATCATGAGACTTTGGCGCTGAGACCGGAGCTTGGTTGGGCTGTTGTAGAAGATGATGTCACATCTGAGCCGGTTGAACATGATCCTGCACAATTGCTCTAG
- the LOC139114433 gene encoding uncharacterized protein gives MFRLWQGDSEKQREMWKWGVADEEIITRGKEVEKQLQSVKGTDESAHRKGTTFEVAKVSPCHEPLPLATHVQSTTARIKKEIESCFHTDVNIVENGTLHGLLEAVHLAFDRHYPLVLSPDMIWLCITQGLGIHINQNSDQVRSKFVTFSGKKEITVRRDDFVKGLATNPWPEVFDEFSQKIKDEIGEKNYKLITPNFSTTGPMERAVGDIALMDAMQTFLGYGFHTWCGIPSITLEGTKEDWMAIKEKAIQLKQYDLKWWTDELLPVLDQFVNAASGSVNKEFWSSIYKRNNGSGGPYITGWIITLFPYFWKYTGFTKNGYLDQWSARGGVKTNCFTSGLSRAPFVWEYIGEPLKMQFIGGFMAVSQDQSTLALRPELGWAVVEDVDAKSG, from the exons ATGTTTAGGCTGTGGCAAGGAGACAGTGAAAAACAG CGTGAGATGTGGAAATGGGGAGTTGCGGACGAAGAGATCATTACACGAGgaaaagaagttgaaaaacaattacaatCTGTGAAAGGAACCGATGAATCAGCACATCGAAAAG GTACTACCTTTGAAGTGGCTAAGGTATCTCCATGCCATGAACCGTTACCCCTGGCAACACATGTGCAAAGTACAACAGCTCGAATCAAAAAAGAGATCGAAAGTTGTTTTCATACGGATGTCAACATAGTCGAAAATGGAACTTTGCATGGTCTGTTAGAGGCTGTCCATCTAGCCTTCGACAGACACTACCCATTGGTGTTGAGTCCAGATATGATATGGTTGTGTATTACACAAGGCCTTGGAATCCACATCAACCAGAATTCAGATCAGGTGAGGAGCAAGTTTGTCACATTCTCTGGAAAGAAAGAGATAACAGTCAGAAGAGATGACTTTGTGAAGGGCTTGGCAACCAATCCATGGCCAGAAGTATTTGACGAATTTTCACAGAAGATCAAAGATGAAATAGGCGAGAAAAATTATAAACTGATAACTCCGAATTTCAGCACAACTGGGCCGATGGAAAGGGCAGTTGGTGATATTGCCTTAATGGATGCTATGCAGACATTTCTTGGTTATGGGTTTCACACATGGTGTGGTATTCCCTCTATTACACTGGAAGGCACAAAGGAAGACTGGATGGCGATCAAGGAGAAAGCAATACAGCTGAAACAGTATGACCTGAAATGGTGGACTGATGAGTTACTACCTGTATTAGATCAATTTGTGAACGCTGCAAGTGGGAGTGTCAACAAGGAATTCTGGTCGAGTATCTATAAG AGAAATAATGGTTCTGGTGGACCATATATAACAGGATGGATAATAACGCTCTTTCCgtacttttggaaatatacGGGCTTtacaaaaaatggatatttAGACCAATGGTCTGCAAGAGGTGGCGTAAAAACCAACTGCTTCACATCTGGCTTGTCAAGAGCGCCATTTGTATGGGAATACATTGGCGAACCGTTAAAGATGCAGTTCATAGGAGGATTCATGGCAGTTTCTCAAGATCAAAGTACACTGGCCTTAAGACCTGAGTTGGGCTGGGCAGTTGTAGAAGATGTAGACGCTAAATCAGGATAA
- the LOC139114471 gene encoding uncharacterized protein isoform X1, with protein sequence MFMLRHEDSEKQREMWKWGVADEEIITRGKEVEKQLKSVKGTDESAHRKGTTFEVANVSPCHEPLPLATHAQSTTSRIKKGIESCFHTDVNIVKNGTLHALLKAVHLAYDRHYPLVLSPDMIWLCITQGLGIHINQNSDQLRSKFVTFSGKKEITVRRDDFVKGLATNPWPEVFDEFSQKIKDEIGEKNYELITPNFSTTGPMEKAVGDIALMDAMQSFLNYGFMTECGIPSITLEGTREDWMAIREKAIQLEQYDLKWWTDELLPILDQFVNAASGSVDKNFWSSIYKYSGIARNEYLDKWSAQRVFFGVTTDCFTSGLSRAPYVWEYMEKPFKMQFMGGFMAVSQIKRHLL encoded by the exons ATGTTTATGTTGCGGCACGAAGACAGTGAAAAACAG CGTGAGATGTGGAAATGGGGAGTTGCGGACGAAGAGATCATTACACGAGGAAAAGAAGtggaaaaacaattaaaatCTGTGAAAGGAACGGATGAATCAGCACATCGAAAAG GTACTACCTTTGAAGTGGCCAATGTATCTCCATGCCATGAACCGTTACCCCTGGCAACACATGCGCAAAGTACAACATCTCGAATCAAAAAAGGCATCGAAAGTTGTTTTCATACAGATGTCAACATAGTCAAAAATGGAACTTTGCATGCTCTGTTAAAGGCTGTACACCTAGCCTACGACAGACACTACCCATTGGTATTGAGTCCAGATATGATATGGTTGTGTATCACACAAGGCCTTGGAATCCACATCAACCAGAATTCAGATCAGCTACGGAGCAAGTTTGTCACATTCTCTGGGAAGAAAGAGATAACCGTCAGAAGAGATGACTTTGTGAAGGGCTTGGCAACCAATCCATGGCCAGAAGTATTTGACGAATTTTCACAGAAGATCAAAGATGAAATAGGCGAGAAAAATTATGAACTGATAACTCCGAATTTCAGCACAACTGGGCCGATGGAAAAGGCAGTTGGTGATATTGCTTTAATGGATGCTATGCAGTCATTTCTTAATTACGGGTTTATGACGGAATGTGGCATTCCCTCTATTACACTGGAAGGCACAAGGGAAGACTGGATGGCGATCCGGGAGAAAGCAATACAGCTGGAACAGTATGACCTAAAATGGTGGACTGATGAGTTACTACCAATCTTGGATCAATTTGTGAACGCTGCAAGTGGGAGTGTCGACAAAAATTTCTGGTCCAGTATTTATAAG TACAGTGGCATTGCAAGAAATGAATATTTAGACAAATGGTCAGCGCAACGAGTGTTCTTTGGCGTTACCACCGACTGCTTCACATCTGGCCTGTCAAGAGCGCCATATGTCTGGGAATACATGGAAAAACCATTCAAGATGCAGTTTATGGGAGGATTCATGGCAGTCTCTCAGATCAAAAGACATTTGCTATAA